A window of Rhododendron vialii isolate Sample 1 chromosome 11a, ASM3025357v1 contains these coding sequences:
- the LOC131308124 gene encoding cation/H(+) antiporter 15, whose protein sequence is MDQVTVANKSDSSVVCYAPTMITTNGIWQGDNPLNYSLPLFILQLTLVVVTTRMLVFILKPLRQPRVIAEILGGVILGPSVLGQSKAFANTIFPLRSVMVLETMANVGLLYFLFLVGVEMDLAVIRRIGKKALAMAVAGMILPFIIGVSFSFILHPKHQGGSQGTFILFLGVALSVTAFPVLARILAELKLLSSELGRIAMSSALINDVCAWILLAFAIALAENDTTTLASLWVILSSIAFVVFCIFIIRPLVSWMIKRTPEGEAISEFYICLILTGVMIAGFVTDAIGTHSVFGAFVFGLVIPNGPLGVTLIEKLEDFVSGLLLPLFFAMSGLKTNILAITGAMTWISLIIVIVLACAGKVAGTLLVALYYQMPFYEGVTLGLLMNTKGLVEMIVLNVGKDQKVLDDKSFAIMVIVAVVMTAIITPIVTTIYKPARRFVPYNRRSIQRSKPDAELRVLVCIHTPRNVPTIINLLEASHPTKKSPICIYILHLVELTGRASAMLIVHSTRKSGRPALNRTQAQSDHIINAFENFEQHVACVSVQPLTAISPYSTMHEDICSVAEDKRVAFIIIPFHKQQTVDGGMEATNPAFRTINQNALANAPCSVGILVDRGLNGSTRLATNQVSHHVGVLFFGGPDDREALSYAWRMSQHPGINLTVMRFVPGDDAIVEPNSEPNDPRILTVVTDSDREKQLDEDYVNEFRVRTVNDDSVMYTQKVVNNGEDTVAAIRSIGTGHDLFIVGRGQGMISPLTAGLTDWSECPELGAIGDLLASADFAATVSVLVVQQYVGMGPIGDGLGMPDSPTEYNNFSVQVNQRTPQPRGQIVFNP, encoded by the exons ATGGATCAGGTTACGGTGGCGAACAAATCAGATAGTTCAGTAGTGTGTTATGCACCGACGATGATAACAACAAATGGGATATGGCAGGGTGACAATCCTCTCAACTATTCCCTACCTTTGTTCATCTTGCAATTGACATTGGTGGTCGTCACCACTCGTATGCTCGTTTTTATTTTGAAACCCCTCCGCCAGCCTCGTGTTATCGCTGAAATCCTA GGTGGTGTGATTTTAGGCCCCTCTGTACTGGGCCAAAGCAAAGCTTTTGCAAACACCATTTTCCCTCTAAGAAGTGTCATGGTCCTAGAAACAATGGCAAACGTTGGCCTCCTATATTTCCTTTTCCTGGTCGGAGTAGAAATGGACCTTGCCGTAATCCGCCGAATTGGCAAAAAAGCCCTGGCCATGGCTGTTGCTGGCATGATCCTTCCTTTCATCATTGGAGTCTCCTTCTCCTTCATCTTGCATCCAAAACACCAAGGTGGAAGCCAAGGCACTTTCATCCTCTTCCTCGGCGTTGCCCTATCCGTCACTGCATTCCCGGTGCTTGCCCGCATCttagccgagctcaagctccTCAGCTCCGAACTAGGCCGGATTGCCATGTCATCAGCCCTAATAAATGATGTGTGCGCTTGGATTCTCTTGGCCTTCGCCATTGCCTTAGCAGAAAATGACACCACTACCCTTGCTTCCCTCTGGGTCATCCTCTCTAGTATCGCTTTCGTCGTTTTCTGCATTTTCATCATCCGCCCACTTGTCTCCTGGATGATAAAACGGACCCCAGAAGGGGAAGCGATCAGTGAATTCTATATTTGTCTGATTCTTACTGGGGTAATGATTGCTGGGTTTGTTACGGATGCAATAGGGACACATTCTGTTTTTGGGGCTTTTGTGTTCGGTCTAGTTATCCCTAATGGGCCGCTTGGTGTCACTCTCATTGAGAAGCTTGAGGACTTTGTGTCCGGGCTTTTGCTGCCTCTGTTTTTTGCCATGAGTGGGCTAAAGACCAATATATTGGCAATCACAGGTGCTATGACATGGATATCCTTAATAATTGTCATTGTCCTTGCCTGTGCTGGCAAAGTTGCTGGGACTCTCCTCGTGGCTTTATATTATCAGATGCCGTTTTATGAAGGAGTTACACTAGGTTTATTAATGAATACCAAAGGACTTGTTGAGATGATTGTGCTTAACGTCGGTAAAGACCAAAAG GTGCTAGATGACAAGTCATTCGCAATAATGGTAATTGTCGCTGTGGTCATGACTGCAATCATCACCCCAATCGTGACTACAATTTACAAACCAGCTCGCAGATTTGTTCCCTACAACCGCCGCTCAATCCAGCGATCCAAACCCGATGCAGAACTTCGAGTTCTGGTCTGCATCCACACCCCTCGAAACGTCCCCACAATTATTAACCTCCTTGAAGCCTCCCACCCCACCAAGAAATCCCCTATTTGTATATACATCCTCCACCTCGTCGAGCTCACGGGCCGGGCCTCCGCCATGCTTATTGTCCACAGCACAAGAAAGTCTGGCCGTCCTGCCCTGAACCGGACCCAAGCCCAGTCCGACCATATAATCAACGCTTTTGAGAATTTCGAGCAGCATGTGGCTTGTGTATCTGTTCAACCCCTCACTGCCATCTCTCCTTACTCCACCATGCACGAAGATATTTGCAGTGTGGCCGAGGACAAACGAGTGGCATTCATTATCATACCTTTTCACAAACAACAAACGGTTGATGGAGGAATGGAAGCAACAAACCCAGCATTTCGAACCATAAACCAGAATGCATTGGCTAATGCTCCTTGCTCTGTAGGGATTTTGGTCGATAGAGGACTAAACGGGTCAACTCGGTTGGCTACCAATCAG GTGTCGCACCACGTTGGAGTTTTATTCTTTGGGGGCCCTGACGACAGGGAGGCATTATCGTATGCGTGGCGGATGTCCCAGCATCCCGGCATTAATCTCACCGTAATGAGGTTTGTTCCCGGCGATGACGCAATTGTGGAGCCCAACAGTGAACCCAATGACCCAAGGATACTAACAGTGGTGACAGACAGTGATAGAGAGAAACAATTAGATGAAGATTACGTTAACGAATTTAGGGTAAGAACAGTGAACGATGATTCAGTTATGTACACACAGAAGGTAGTGAATAACGGAGAGGACACGGTGGCGGCCATACGGTCTATTGGCACCGGACACGATTTATTCATAGTCGGGAGAGGTCAAGGGATGATATCTCCGCTCACGGCAGGGTTGACAGACTGGAGTGAGTGCCCCGAATTGGGGGCAATTGGGGATTTGCTGGCATCGGCAGATTTTGCGGCCACCGTGTCGGTTTTGGTGGTGCAACAATATGTTGGGATGGGGCCGATCGGGGATGGGCTAGGAATGCCAGACAGCCCAACCGAGTACAACAATTTTAGCGTCCAGGTGAACCAACGGACGCCACAACCGAGGGGGCAGATAGTGTTCAACCCATAA